The Pseudomonadota bacterium genomic interval CGGGGGCCGGCTGTTCAGCAGGACGTTTCGGCCTCCAGCCAGCGCAGGTAAGGTGCGAACCCTTGCATAATAGGAAGTGCAACGATGCACGGGCACTCGTACGGGTGCGCCGCCTCGAGGTGCTCTATCAGTGCTGCGACCCGCTCCGCGGGCGTCTTCGCGATGAGGACCGCCTCCGTATCTTCTTCAAGCTGCCCGTGCCACCAGTAGATGGACGTCATCGGTTCGAGTACGTTGGCGCACGCCGCAAGGCGCTGCTGCACCAGACTGCGTCCGAGCGCCAAAGCAGTGTCCCGGTTCGGAGCTGTGACGTACACCAGGCGATGCCCCCCTTGCTCGGACGTGACCCGCGGCGCTACCGTCGATTCCGGCATATCACTGGAGCTATCAGGCCCGCCGGCGGAATGCAACGGCCCGCCATCTCGATTCGGGTCTCCGGAAGGGCGCCGTCATTCGCGCCCTGCGGAGCCACCATGATCGAATCCTCGCGTATCACCCGGGCTGTCATAGTCCCGGCCCTTCTTCTTGGGAGTCTGGTTGCCTGTGCAGCGCCACGCAGTGTCATCGAGCGTTCCACGCCGGTCGCGGACGATTCCGCGCGGGCAGCGGGCGCCGAGCCGCGCGGGCTTTGGGATCCGCTCGGGGCCGTGGACTCCCTGACGAGATTTGGGTCAGATGAGTTCAGCCGGCGCTGCTCACAAGGAGCGAGCAGGGTCCGAAAAAGCCCACGTCGTCAGATTGGCCAAGTCTTGGCGGATCCTGTCGGTTGATCGAGGTCCAAGCGTGGTCCAAGGTGTAGGCCGCCTGGCCGCAGTCTTCACACAGGGCAGGCACGAACCGGTGTCTGCTGCCTCGGGCAGAGCTTGGTACGACCCATGCGTCTAAGGAGCCATGCTTGACGGATCCGAAGGTTGCCTCGCCGGCATATGCGGGCGGGACCACGTTAGCCAGATTGGGCGTGCTGTGGGCATCGCTGCGCTTGCGCTGGGATTGAGCGTCCTCGGAGGCTGTGGTGGGCGAGGCAAGGATGCGGCTTCCGACCAGAGGCGCAAGCAGAGCGAGCAGGCCGTACCGGTGCAGCTGGCGGCGCTCGAGCTCGGTCGGATCGAGGCGGTGCTGCGCTTTTCCAGCAACCTGGAAGCGGAGAAATCGGTCAGGGTGCTGGCGCGAGCGGGTGGTCAGGTGACCCAGATCGAGGTCGAGGAGGGAGCAGAGGTCGAGCGCGATCAAGTGCTGCTGCGGCTCCAGAACGACGAACAGACCAGTCGCCTGGCAAGAACGCGCGCGGAGTTGGCGCTGGCGCGCCGCCAATACGGCAACCTCCGCTCCCTTCATGCCGAAGGCGCCGTCAGCGATCAGGCCTTCGACCAGGCAGACTACGATCTGAAGCGGCTCACCCTGCTCAAGAAGGATGCCGAGCGCGACCTGCGCTACACCGTGCTGCGTGCCCCGATCGCAGGTGTGGTCACACAGAGGCTGGTGAAGCTTGGCGACACCCTGTCGGTGGGGCAGCACGCCTTCGATGTGGTCGATTTCGACTCGATCGTGGCACGGGTCTTTGTACCCGAGAAGCAGCTGTCTCGTGTCAGGCCTGGGCTAGCTGCTCGCATCCGGGCCGAGGCTCTGCCCGGAAGCCATCGTGGGGCCATCGTGCGGATCGCACCCGTGGTCGATCCGCGCACCGGTACCGTGAAAGCCACGGTCGCCATCCCGCGAAACGACGCGCTGCGCCCCGGCATGTTCGCGGAGGTCGAGCTGGTCACGGCGGTGCACGAGCAGGCCTTGCTGCTACCGAAGCGCGCGCTCGTGTACGATAACGACTTGGCCTATGCCTTCAAGCTCGGGGACGCCTTGCGGGTGAAACGCCTGCGGGTCGAGCCCCGGCTCGAGAACCAGGAGTTCGTGGAACCCGGGCGCGGTTTTGCTC includes:
- a CDS encoding divalent-cation tolerance protein CutA, which produces MPESTVAPRVTSEQGGHRLVYVTAPNRDTALALGRSLVQQRLAACANVLEPMTSIYWWHGQLEEDTEAVLIAKTPAERVAALIEHLEAAHPYECPCIVALPIMQGFAPYLRWLEAETSC
- a CDS encoding efflux RND transporter periplasmic adaptor subunit: MLDGSEGCLAGICGRDHVSQIGRAVGIAALALGLSVLGGCGGRGKDAASDQRRKQSEQAVPVQLAALELGRIEAVLRFSSNLEAEKSVRVLARAGGQVTQIEVEEGAEVERDQVLLRLQNDEQTSRLARTRAELALARRQYGNLRSLHAEGAVSDQAFDQADYDLKRLTLLKKDAERDLRYTVLRAPIAGVVTQRLVKLGDTLSVGQHAFDVVDFDSIVARVFVPEKQLSRVRPGLAARIRAEALPGSHRGAIVRIAPVVDPRTGTVKATVAIPRNDALRPGMFAEVELVTAVHEQALLLPKRALVYDNDLAYAFKLGDALRVKRLRVEPRLENQEFVEPGRGFARGDRVVVAGQAGLKHGSLVKIVAEDGSGKAQAAVRVDAENAVR